Proteins from one Primulina huaijiensis isolate GDHJ02 chromosome 18, ASM1229523v2, whole genome shotgun sequence genomic window:
- the LOC140964897 gene encoding glucomannan 4-beta-mannosyltransferase 9-like isoform X1: MVEIVDAKNIVLEWVFGSREGDIAGKMGQILVLIKLFFLVPLVRICLYICLFLSFLLSLEWIHLMTVSVLVKLFGKKPEKRFKFEEIKDDLEGGSEAFPLVLVQIPIANEVEVYKLSIGATCNFSWPTDRLIIQVLDDSSDQTTKDMIEKECNRWANEGINIRYQSRGTREGYKAGALKHGMDQDYVKQCEYVALFDVDFQPEPDFLRRAIPFLIHNPELALVQTRWRFTNADACLLTRLQEISLDFHFKFEQEVGSSGYGFFGFNGSGGIWRINAMYDAGGWDWRTTAEDMDLSVRAALKGWEFLYLGNIQVKSELPSSVKAHRSQQHRWFCAPANLFRTTLVQIAINKKVSLKKKLYMILSFFFVRKIVGHVFVLLFYFVVLPLTILFPEVVLRKDGAIVAPCLITALNTLVGTPRSLYLILHWILFETAMSFRRTKAIFVGLFRAKSVNEWIVTEKRGDSLNNKTNIESTAPKHHGVLQAKALKDRILLPELGIAVFLLACGCYGFFYGKEYYYYVYMLLQIIFVTLIGFSCFGLKSM, from the exons ATGGTCGAAATCGTTGATGCAAAGAACATTGTTCTAGAATGGGTTTTTGGATCGAGAGAAGGGGACATTGCAGGGAAAATGGGACAGATCTTGGTGCTAATTAAGCTGTTTTTTCTGGTTCCATTGGTCAGAATTTGTCTGTACATCTGCTTGTTTTTGTCATTCTTGTTGTCTCTGGAGTGGATTCATTTGATGACCGTGAGTGTTCTCGTGAAGCTGTTCGGGAAGAAACCGGAGAAGAGATTCAAGTTCGAGGAGATCAAGGATGATTTGGAAGGTGGGAGTGAGGCTTTCCCATTGGTTCTTGTTCAGATACCCATAGCCAATGAAGTTGAG GTTTACAAGCTCTCAATTGGTGCAACATGCAATTTCTCGTGGCCGACGGATAGGCTAATAATTCAAGTACTCGACGACTCCTCTGATCAAACAACCAAg GATATGATTGAGAAAGAATGTAATAGGTGGGCAAATGAGGGTATTAATATTAGATACCAATCCAGAGGCACTAGGGAGGGTTATAAGGCCGGAGCTCTTAAACATGGCATGGACCAAGATTATGTCAAACAATGCGAATATGTTGCCTTATTCGACGTTGATTTTCAACCTGAACCGGACTTTTTGAGGCGAGCCATACCGTTTCTCATCCACAACCCTGAACTCGCCCTTGTGCAAACTCGTTGGAGATTTA CGAACGCAGATGCATGCTTGTTGACAAGATTGCAGGAAATATCATTGGACTTCCATTTCAAATTTGAACAAGAAGTGGGTTCATCTGGTTATGGATTTTTCGGATTCAACG GAAGTGGCGGAATATGGAGAATTAACGCAATGTATGACGCCGGAGGGTGGGATTGGAGAACCACAGCCGAAGACATGGATCTTTCTGTACGGGCAGCACTCAAGGGTTGGGAATTTCTTTACCTAGGAAATATTCAG GTGAAAAGTGAACTTCCCAGTTCAGTTAAAGCTCACCGTTCTCAGCAGCATCGATGGTTTTGTGCTCCAGCCAACTTGTTCAGGACCACTCTCGTTCAAATTGCTATTAACAAG AAGGTGTCACTAAAGAAGAAGCTGTACATGATCCTCAGTTTCTTCTTTGTCCGAAAGATCGTCGGCCATGTCTTCGTgctcttgttttattttgtggTTTTGCCATTGACGATTTTGTTCCCGGAAGTCGTTCTCCGGAAAGACGGAGCCATTGTAGCTCCTTGCCTCATCACGGCGCTCAACACACTTGTCGGAACTCCAAG GTCACTCTATCTTATTTTACATTGGATACTCTTCGAAACTGCCATGTCTTTTCGTCGAACAAAGGCTATATTTGTCGGGCTGTTCCGAGCTAAAAGTGTCAACGAATGGATTGTGACCGAGAAGCGTGGAGACTCACTAAACAATAAAACCAACATTGAATCAACTGCACCAAAACACCATGGAGTACTACAAGCCAAAGCCCTGAAAGACAG AATATTGCTACCTGAGCTCGGGATCGCAGTGTTTCTATTAGCATGTGGATGCTATGGCTTCTTCTATGGAAAAGAATACTATTATTATGTATACATGCTCCTGCAAATAATCTTCGTAACACTCATTGGATTTAGCTGCTTCGGCCTCAAAAGTATGTAA
- the LOC140964897 gene encoding glucomannan 4-beta-mannosyltransferase 9-like isoform X2, with the protein MVEIVDAKNIVLEWVFGSREGDIAGKMGQILVLIKLFFLVPLLFGKKPEKRFKFEEIKDDLEGGSEAFPLVLVQIPIANEVEVYKLSIGATCNFSWPTDRLIIQVLDDSSDQTTKDMIEKECNRWANEGINIRYQSRGTREGYKAGALKHGMDQDYVKQCEYVALFDVDFQPEPDFLRRAIPFLIHNPELALVQTRWRFTNADACLLTRLQEISLDFHFKFEQEVGSSGYGFFGFNGSGGIWRINAMYDAGGWDWRTTAEDMDLSVRAALKGWEFLYLGNIQVKSELPSSVKAHRSQQHRWFCAPANLFRTTLVQIAINKKVSLKKKLYMILSFFFVRKIVGHVFVLLFYFVVLPLTILFPEVVLRKDGAIVAPCLITALNTLVGTPRSLYLILHWILFETAMSFRRTKAIFVGLFRAKSVNEWIVTEKRGDSLNNKTNIESTAPKHHGVLQAKALKDRILLPELGIAVFLLACGCYGFFYGKEYYYYVYMLLQIIFVTLIGFSCFGLKSM; encoded by the exons ATGGTCGAAATCGTTGATGCAAAGAACATTGTTCTAGAATGGGTTTTTGGATCGAGAGAAGGGGACATTGCAGGGAAAATGGGACAGATCTTGGTGCTAATTAAGCTGTTTTTTCTGGTTCCATTG CTGTTCGGGAAGAAACCGGAGAAGAGATTCAAGTTCGAGGAGATCAAGGATGATTTGGAAGGTGGGAGTGAGGCTTTCCCATTGGTTCTTGTTCAGATACCCATAGCCAATGAAGTTGAG GTTTACAAGCTCTCAATTGGTGCAACATGCAATTTCTCGTGGCCGACGGATAGGCTAATAATTCAAGTACTCGACGACTCCTCTGATCAAACAACCAAg GATATGATTGAGAAAGAATGTAATAGGTGGGCAAATGAGGGTATTAATATTAGATACCAATCCAGAGGCACTAGGGAGGGTTATAAGGCCGGAGCTCTTAAACATGGCATGGACCAAGATTATGTCAAACAATGCGAATATGTTGCCTTATTCGACGTTGATTTTCAACCTGAACCGGACTTTTTGAGGCGAGCCATACCGTTTCTCATCCACAACCCTGAACTCGCCCTTGTGCAAACTCGTTGGAGATTTA CGAACGCAGATGCATGCTTGTTGACAAGATTGCAGGAAATATCATTGGACTTCCATTTCAAATTTGAACAAGAAGTGGGTTCATCTGGTTATGGATTTTTCGGATTCAACG GAAGTGGCGGAATATGGAGAATTAACGCAATGTATGACGCCGGAGGGTGGGATTGGAGAACCACAGCCGAAGACATGGATCTTTCTGTACGGGCAGCACTCAAGGGTTGGGAATTTCTTTACCTAGGAAATATTCAG GTGAAAAGTGAACTTCCCAGTTCAGTTAAAGCTCACCGTTCTCAGCAGCATCGATGGTTTTGTGCTCCAGCCAACTTGTTCAGGACCACTCTCGTTCAAATTGCTATTAACAAG AAGGTGTCACTAAAGAAGAAGCTGTACATGATCCTCAGTTTCTTCTTTGTCCGAAAGATCGTCGGCCATGTCTTCGTgctcttgttttattttgtggTTTTGCCATTGACGATTTTGTTCCCGGAAGTCGTTCTCCGGAAAGACGGAGCCATTGTAGCTCCTTGCCTCATCACGGCGCTCAACACACTTGTCGGAACTCCAAG GTCACTCTATCTTATTTTACATTGGATACTCTTCGAAACTGCCATGTCTTTTCGTCGAACAAAGGCTATATTTGTCGGGCTGTTCCGAGCTAAAAGTGTCAACGAATGGATTGTGACCGAGAAGCGTGGAGACTCACTAAACAATAAAACCAACATTGAATCAACTGCACCAAAACACCATGGAGTACTACAAGCCAAAGCCCTGAAAGACAG AATATTGCTACCTGAGCTCGGGATCGCAGTGTTTCTATTAGCATGTGGATGCTATGGCTTCTTCTATGGAAAAGAATACTATTATTATGTATACATGCTCCTGCAAATAATCTTCGTAACACTCATTGGATTTAGCTGCTTCGGCCTCAAAAGTATGTAA
- the LOC140964657 gene encoding uncharacterized protein, whose protein sequence is MKKNQESVFVEEQAARQEREENVEVHQSRVEETQPLPTGEISEMGEKWKEIRRLREQVGSRAPVPKRGSPFSLAILEEGLPPNFRQSNIGEYDGHTDPEEHLGRFENAALLHQYSDGVRCRVFLGTLVKSAQQWFNTLQPNSIQSFEDFATAFLHRFASSKRHQRNYLSLFVMKQQETETLREFVQRFNSAALEIPTAIPDIMISAFTQGLRGGEIFKSLVKKPPSSYEDLLARAEKYVNLEDAQRYRRMEQRPGGSRMEGGERGGRKRGSVEKEEDINRSRGQFSSHVPLNRNRDKVMEVKEPEGRWEKSQRAEGGVRMPPTDKREASSSGDRPKPRPSPRRGRGPPWINQRVGEPRREGRGQDVPREPVEPRRRADEDNHPTRGMIHMISGGATDGDSGRARKAHGRGLENFEISRGADLPQDAVISFGPKDLRGIVAPHNDALVVPATIVNYDVARIFIDNGSSVNILFKSTLDQMKVEGFEFDPVSTPLYGFAGHAIPPLGQITLPLSLGRDPRRVTKMITFTVVDTPSSYNGILGRPALKDFRAVASTYHQKLKFPVGKEVGVLCGDQKVARRCYEGTVKEEGKRARVEVNMIRRGRSGLPVARKEVWEVMEEEPEVIVLGHEKKMLRIARDLDLRVREELIAFLQANLSVFAWSAQELTGTAPDVAEHRLNILPNADQYQFAYIQCRLDSKHFGRFRCHHVDGLVN, encoded by the coding sequence ATGAAAAAGAATCAAGAGTCTGTGTTTGTAGAGGAACAGGCCGCCCGTCAGGAACGTGAGGAAAATGTTGAAGTCCACCAGAGCAGGGTGGAGGAGACGCAACCCCTCCCAACTGGGGAGATTAGTGAAATGGGGGAGAAGTGGAAGGAGATACGGAGGTTGAGGGAGCAGGTAGGAAGCAGAGCGCCGGTACCCAAGAGAGGAAGCCCTTTTTCACTAGCCATCTTGGAGGAAGGGCTTCCTCCGAATTTCCGACAATCTAACATTGGTGAGTATGACGGACATACTGAccccgaggaacacttggggagatTTGAGAATGCGGCTTTGTTGCACCAATATTCAGATGGAGTCAGGTGCAGGGTGTTTCTTGGCACGTTGGTGAAGTcagcccagcaatggtttaacaccctgcagcccaactccatacaGTCTTTTGAGGATTTTGCTACAGCTTTCTTGCACCGATTTGCCAGCAGCAAGAGGCACCAGAGAAATTATTTGAGCTTGTTCGTGATGAAACAGCAAGAGACTGAAACTTTGCGAGAAtttgtccagcgtttcaacAGTGCAGCGCTGGAGATACCGACGGCTATccctgacatcatgataagtgcctttacaCAAGGACTGAGGGGAGGGGAGATTTTCAAGTCGCTGGTCAAGAAGCCTCCGTCGAGCTATGAGGACTTGCTGGCTCGGGCGGAGAAGTATGTAAATCTAGAGGATGCCCAACGGTATAGAAGGATGGAGCAGCGGCCCGGGGGAAGTAGGATGGAGGGGGGAGAGAGAGGAGGTAGGAAGAGGGGTTCAGTGGAGAAGGAGGAGGACATAAATAGAAGtagaggacaattctcatcaCATGTTCCTCTGAACAGGAATCGCGATAAGGTAATGGAGGTGAAGGAGCCAGAGGGAAGGTGGGAGAAGTCGCAGAGAGCGGAGGGCGGTGTTAGGATGCCTCCGACGGACAAACGAGAGGCATCCTCATCCGGGGACCGACCGAAACCTCGCCCGTCTCCTAGGCGAGGTCGAGGTCCTCCTTGGATCAACCAGAGGGTCGGAGAGCCGAGAAGAGAAGGGCGGGGTCAGGATGTTCCTCGGGAACCTGTTGAGCCGAGGAGGAGAGCAGATGAAGATAACCACCCcacgagaggaatgattcacATGATCTCGGGGGGagctactgatggagactctggGCGAGCTCGGAAAGCACACGGGAGGGGGTTGGAGAATTTTGAGATATCCAGAGGTGCAGACTTACCCCAAGATGCTGTCATCAGCTTCGGGCCGAAAGACCTTCGAGGTATCGTGGCTCCTcataacgatgccttggtggtgCCAGCCACTATTGTCAACTACGATGTGGCAAGGATCTTCATTGATAATGGGAGCTCTGTAAATATATTGTTCAAGAGCACATTGGATCAGATGAAGGTGGAAGGGTTCGAGTTTGATCCGGTCTCCACTCCTCTGTATGGGTTCGCGGGACATGCCATTCCGCCGCTGGGTCAAATTACTCTTCCCTTATCTTTGGGACGCGACCCTCGACGGGTGACAAAGATGATAACATTTACCGTGGTGGATACCCCTTCATCGTATAATGGAATCTTGGGGCGGCCAGCCTTAAAGGATTTCAGAGCCGTAGCCTCCACATATCATCAGAAGTTGAAGTTTCCTGTGGGGAAAGAAGTGGGAGTCTTGTGCGGGGACCAGAAGGTCGCGCGTCGGTGTTATGAAGGGACGGTGAAAGAGGAGGGGAAGAGGGCGCGGGTGGAAGTTAATATGATTAGAAGGGGGAGGAGTGGGTTGCCCGTAGCGAGGAAGGAGGTTTGGGAGGTTATGGAGGAAGAACCGGAGGTCATAGTGCTGGGACACGAAAAGAAAATGCTCAGAATAGCCCGTGACCTTGACCTAAGGGTTAGGGAGGAACTCATTGCTTTCTTACAGGCCAATCTCAGCGTGTTCGCTTGGTCAGCTCAAGAGCTCACTGGGACGGCCCCGGATGTGGCGGAGCATCGGTTGAACATATTGCCGAATGCNGATCAGTATCAGTTCGCATATATTCAGTGCCGACTTGATTCAAAGCACTTCGGTAGATTTCGATGTCATCATGTAGATGGATTGGTTAACTAA
- the LOC140965147 gene encoding cytochrome P450 71AU50-like, with protein MAWIWTALSVILFLYLLRELLNQFKKKKQPPGPKGLPILGHLHLLGKNPHQDLNRLSQKHGPIMYIRFGFVPTYVLSSPAGAELILKTHDVVFSSRPPHEASKYICHEQRNITFGRYGTYWRDMRKLCTLELLSSHKISQFQAMRKDEIGLFVLSLKENAEKQETVDVSKRVAGLSADMICQMVFGRKYEDKDFDEKGFKAVVTETLELGAVLNLGEYFPYIGLLDLQGLTRRMKRLGKIFDAFLEKIIDDHVEKKQEKKQALDFVDTMMGIMDSGKAGFEFDRRHVKAVLVDMIVAGMDTSATVVEWAMSELIRHPQVMKKLQKELETVVGMDQMVEESHLEKLGYLEMVVKETMRIHPVAPLLLPHESMEDCVIDGYHIPKNSRVIVNTYAIGRDPKVWPNPEKFSPDRFLDDNVDMRGRDFRLLPFGSGRRGCPGMQLGLIVVRLVIAQLAHCFDWELPNGMLASDLDMEDHFGSVTCRNKHLLANPTYRLRK; from the exons ATGGCCTGGATTTGGACAGCATTATCAGTGATACTGTTCTTGTATCTCCTTCGGGAGCTGCTCAATCAATTCAAGAAGAAGAAACAGCCTCCTGGTCCGAAAGGGCTTCCAATTCTTGGCCATCTCCACTTATTAGGAAAGAATCCCCACCAAGATTTAAACCGTTTATCCCAAAAACATGGCCCCATCATGTACATCCGATTCGGGTTCGTGCCCACCTACGTGCTCTCATCCCCCGCCGGAGCCGAACTCATCCTCAAAACGCACGATGTGGTTTTCTCCAGCAGGCCTCCACACGAGGCCTCCAAGTACATTTGCCATGAGCAGAGGAACATAACCTTCGGGCGCTACGGCACATACTGGAGAGACATGCGCAAGCTTTGCACGCTGGAGCTGCTGAGTAGCCATAAGATCAGCCAGTTCCAGGCCATGAGAAAGGATGAGATCGGGCTTTTTGTTCTCTCACTCAAGGAAAATGCAGAAAAGCAGGAAACCGTGGATGTCAGCAAAAGGGTTGCCGGCCTTTCTGCTGATATGATTTGCCAGATGGTGTTCGGGAGAAAATACGAAGACAAGGATTTCGACGAGAAAGGGTTCAAAGCCGTTGTCACAGAAACATTGGAGCTCGGTGCTGTTTTGAATCTTGGCGAGTATTTTCCATATATTGGGCTTCTTGATCTGCAGGGGTTGACTCGTCGGATGAAGCGTTTGGGAAAGATTTTTGATGCGTTTTTGGAGAAGATTATTGATGATCATGTTGAGAAGAAGCAGGAGAAGAAGCAAGCTCTTGACTTTGTTGATACGATGATGGGTATTATGGACTCTGGGAAGGCTGGATTCGAGTTCGATCGACGTCACGTGAAAGCTGTTCTTGTG GATATGATAGTAGCAGGAATGGATACCTCGGCAACTGTTGTCGAATGGGCAATGTCAGAACTCATCAGGCATCCACAAGTCATGAAGAAGCTTCAGAAAGAATTGGAAACGGTAGTAGGAATGGACCAAATGGTGGAAGAATCCCACCTCGAAAAACTCGGATACTTGGAGATGGTCGTCAAGGAAACAATGAGGATCCACCCTGTCGCGCCCTTGCTGCTCCCGCACGAGTCTATGGAAGATTGCGTCATCGACGGTTACCATATACCCAAAAATTCTCGAGTAATTGTTAACACGTACGCTATAGGGAGAGATCCTAAAGTTTGGCCAAATCCAGAGAAATTTTCCCCGGATAGGTTCTTGGACGACAACGTGGATATGCGGGGACGTGATTTCCGACTACTGCCATTCGGGTCGGGGAGAAGAGGGTGTCCGGGGATGCAGTTGGGGCTCATTGTGGTTCGTCTGGTGATTGCACAATTGGCGCATTGCTTTGATTGGGAGCTTCCCAATGGTATGTTGGCTAGTGATTTGGACATGGAGGATCACTTCGGCTCCGTGACTTGTAGAAATAAGCACTTGTTAGCGAATCCGACTTATAGGTTGCGTAAATGA
- the LOC140964094 gene encoding cytochrome P450 71AU50-like, translated as MDWIWTAMPAILFIYLLRLILSIGKKKRLPPGPIGIPILGHFHLLGKNPHHDLNQLARKYGPIMYLRFGYVPTIVISSPAGAELILKTHDLIFASRPHHEASQYIGYGQTNLSFGQYGPYWRNMRKLCTLELMNNHKINQFRDMRKAEIGLLVSSLKQAAESIQTVDISAKISGLSADMICLMVFGRKHAEKDLNEKGFKAVVTKALQLGAKFNLGDYFPYLGAIDLQGLTRQMKDLSKIFDGFLEKIIDEHVEKKKKENKETVDFVDTMLRIMESGEAEFEFDRRHIKAVLLDMFVAGMDTSATTVEWAISELIRHPQVMKKLQQELESIAGLDHMIEESHIDKFQYLDMVIKETLRLHPVIPLLLPHESMEDCMIDGFHIPRKSRVLVNVWAIGRDPNVWPDPEKFSPERFAETDVDIRGRDFRLLPFGSGRRSCPGMQLGLTAVRLMLSQLVHCFDWELPNGMLASDLDMNEHFGLVTSRKEHLLARPIYRLHH; from the exons ATGGATTGGATTTGGACAGCAATGCCAGCGATTCTGTTTATCTATCTTCTTCGACTAATCCTAAGTATAGGAAAGAAGAAAAGACTGCCACCAGGCCCAATCGGGATTCCAATTCTAGGCCATTTTCATTTACTGGGAAAAAATCCCCACCATGATTTGAACCAACTAGCCCGTAAATATGGCCCGATCATGTATCTACGATTCGGGTACGTGCCCACCATTGTCATCTCATCGCCCGCTGGAGCGGAGCTCATACTCAAAACACACGATCTTATTTTCGCTAGCAGGCCTCACCACGAAGCATCGCAATATATCGGCTACGGACAGACGAATTTATCGTTCGGGCAGTATGGACCGTACTGGAGGAACATGCGTAAGCTGTGCACATTGGAGCTGATGAATAATCATAAGATCAATCAATTTCGAGACATGAGAAAAGCGGAGATCGGGCTTCTTGTTAGTTCACTCAAACAGGCAGCTGAATCTATCCAAACTGTGGATATCAGCGCAAAAATTTCGGGCCTTTCTGCGGATATGATCTGCTTGATGGTTTTTGGGAGAAAACATGCCGAAAAGGACTTGAATGAGAAGGGTTTCAAAGCTGTGGTTACCAAGGCTTTGCAGCTTGGTGCGAAATTCAATCTGGGGGATTATTTTCCTTACCTTGGGGCGATTGATCTGCAGGGATTGACTCGGCAGATGAAAGATTTGAGTAAGATTTTTGATGGGTTTTTGGAGAAGATCATCGATGAACATgttgagaagaagaagaaggaaaACAAGGAAACAGTGGATTTTGTTGACACGATGTTGCGTATAATGGAGTCCGGAGAAGCTGAGTTTGAGTTCGATCGTCGGCATATTAAAGCGGTGCTCTTG GACATGTTTGTAGCAGGAATGGACACTTCGGCAACTACGGTGGAATGGGCAATATCTGAACTTATCAGGCACCCACAAGTTATGAAGAAGCTGCAACAAGAACTTGAGTCTATTGCTGGCCTCGACCACATGATTGAAGAGTCTCACATTGACAAGTTTCAGTACTTGGATATGGTCATCAAGGAGACCCTAAGACTCCACCCTGTTATACCTCTGTTACTCCCTCACGAATCCATGGAGGATTGTATGATCGATGGGTTTCACATACCAAGAAAATCACGTGTTCTTGTTAACGTATGGGCTATTGGGAGAGATCCTAATGTGTGGCCGGACCCTGAAAAATTTTCGCCAGAGAGATTTGCTGAAACAGATGTCGACATTCGAGGACGTGATTTCCGGCTCCTACCTTTTGGGTCTGGTCGAAGAAGTTGCCCGGGAATGCAGTTGGGGCTCACGGCAGTTCGATTGATGCTGTCTCAATTGGTGCATTGTTTCGATTGGGAGCTTCCAAATGGTATGTTGGCAAGTGATTTGGACATGAATGAACACTTTGGTCTGGTTACCTCTAGAAAAGAGCATCTTTTGGCCCGTCCTATTTATAGGTTACATCATTAA